From the genome of Rhodothermales bacterium, one region includes:
- a CDS encoding TonB family protein, which translates to MILSNGSILHGRYAVQSVLGDVGPFDVNYLAWDLQAEREVVVREYYPLRLAQRGRDGATLEVNDPRLFEYGLGAYLAEGALLMDIRHAGVVTCTDQFKENGTVYRVNAYVSGASLAAYIRQHQGRIGEEDAISVVQGVLGALEACHARRLFHAGITPKSIYMTVAGPAVLLGFQSARFKLARRCEAVDEALHPGFSPPELAGGDAPDGPWWDVYGCAATLLFMLSGRVPPAITIPSEAGRIQTALHRASGLSAELRGVLERAMAFHPADRPATADAFGALLAEVGTRRLRPSAARPMLHVGIDLEEASSDALWHSDIELVAATPYERSEPSAPILSSTQKAERPMPRESSDIISSQPPSYALSNGHDREPASPARESSREPRREHELELLVVKMVKWQQVFVGSILAIVFLAMIGVIGGVFFAPGVAQRLMASDPGGSIPEAQAAPAVVAPLMAATTVDSLAAAIPAAEALAEDEGVEFDLYEPEPIAAVIESVTETVVDEPAAPEVAPTREAVSREIPARDVLPEPVPEIEAPAVAERVAPEPEEPEPEPEPAVAAPPPVSPEVLAAQIRREQYTYYRAQGDSLIRLGFYAAALHLYQSAQRIEPTDAYVATQLATIETQLQDDARQREIADSLKVRIGKVTDGEGYFVAPDTPVAVVEEPAMRRAIRYPFAASQASITGRVTVQYLVDANGRFVTARVVNGIGGGCDEEVVRALREARFAPATFNGQPVVAWARFSVVFGGR; encoded by the coding sequence ATGATCCTTTCCAACGGAAGTATCTTGCATGGGCGGTATGCCGTCCAGAGCGTACTCGGCGACGTGGGTCCGTTTGATGTCAACTACCTCGCGTGGGACCTCCAGGCGGAGCGCGAGGTGGTGGTGCGCGAGTATTACCCGCTCCGCCTCGCCCAACGCGGGCGCGACGGCGCCACGCTAGAAGTAAACGATCCGCGCCTGTTTGAGTATGGCCTCGGGGCCTACCTGGCCGAGGGGGCGCTGTTGATGGACATCCGCCACGCCGGCGTGGTGACGTGCACCGACCAGTTCAAGGAAAACGGCACGGTGTACCGGGTGAACGCGTACGTCTCCGGCGCGTCGCTCGCCGCCTACATCCGCCAGCACCAGGGCCGGATCGGGGAGGAAGATGCGATTTCCGTCGTCCAGGGGGTGCTGGGCGCCCTCGAAGCCTGCCACGCCCGCCGGCTCTTCCACGCCGGCATCACCCCGAAGTCGATCTACATGACGGTGGCCGGCCCGGCGGTGTTGCTCGGTTTTCAGTCGGCCCGCTTCAAACTCGCCCGCCGGTGCGAGGCGGTCGACGAGGCGCTGCATCCGGGCTTCTCGCCGCCCGAACTCGCGGGCGGCGACGCACCGGACGGTCCCTGGTGGGATGTCTACGGCTGTGCCGCGACGCTGCTGTTCATGCTCTCGGGGCGGGTGCCGCCGGCGATTACGATTCCCTCGGAGGCCGGCCGCATCCAGACGGCCTTGCACCGGGCGTCCGGATTATCAGCCGAGTTGAGGGGCGTCCTGGAACGGGCGATGGCGTTCCACCCGGCCGACCGGCCGGCCACGGCGGACGCGTTCGGGGCGCTGCTGGCCGAGGTGGGCACGCGCCGGCTCCGCCCGAGCGCCGCCCGCCCGATGCTCCACGTGGGCATCGACCTCGAGGAAGCCAGCAGCGATGCCCTCTGGCACAGCGACATCGAGCTGGTCGCCGCCACGCCTTACGAACGATCCGAACCCTCCGCCCCAATCCTTTCATCTACCCAAAAGGCGGAACGTCCCATGCCACGCGAATCATCCGACATCATTTCTTCCCAGCCCCCCTCTTACGCCCTTTCCAACGGCCACGACCGGGAGCCTGCTTCGCCGGCCCGCGAATCGAGCCGAGAACCGCGTCGCGAGCACGAACTGGAGCTGCTCGTCGTGAAGATGGTCAAGTGGCAGCAGGTGTTCGTCGGCAGCATCCTCGCCATCGTCTTCCTGGCCATGATCGGGGTGATCGGGGGCGTGTTCTTTGCGCCGGGCGTGGCGCAGCGGCTGATGGCGTCGGATCCGGGGGGATCGATCCCGGAAGCGCAGGCCGCGCCGGCCGTCGTGGCCCCGCTGATGGCGGCTACGACGGTTGATAGCCTTGCGGCGGCGATTCCCGCCGCGGAAGCGCTGGCAGAGGATGAGGGGGTCGAGTTCGACCTGTACGAGCCCGAACCGATCGCCGCTGTGATCGAGTCTGTGACTGAAACGGTGGTCGATGAGCCGGCGGCCCCAGAAGTAGCACCCACCCGTGAAGCGGTGTCGCGCGAAATACCAGCCCGAGACGTGCTGCCCGAGCCTGTCCCCGAAATCGAAGCGCCCGCTGTGGCGGAGCGTGTCGCGCCAGAGCCCGAAGAGCCTGAGCCCGAACCAGAGCCGGCCGTTGCGGCGCCACCGCCTGTCTCCCCCGAAGTGCTGGCGGCACAGATCCGGCGGGAGCAGTACACCTATTACCGGGCGCAGGGGGACAGCCTCATCCGGCTCGGCTTTTACGCAGCCGCGCTCCACCTGTACCAGTCCGCCCAGCGCATCGAACCCACCGACGCGTACGTGGCGACGCAGCTCGCCACCATCGAGACGCAGCTCCAGGACGATGCACGCCAGCGGGAAATCGCGGACTCGCTGAAGGTGCGGATCGGCAAGGTGACGGATGGGGAGGGGTATTTCGTGGCGCCGGACACGCCGGTGGCGGTGGTGGAGGAGCCAGCGATGCGCCGGGCGATCCGCTACCCGTTCGCGGCGTCGCAAGCCAGCATAACGGGGCGCGTGACCGTCCAGTATCTGGTGGATGCCAACGGCCGCTTCGTGACGGCCCGGGTGGTGAACGGCATTGGCGGGGGGTGCGACGAGGAAGTCGTGCGGGCCCTGCGCGAGGCGCGGTTCGCGCCGGCGACGTTTAACGGCCAGCCGGTGGTGGCCTGGGCGCGGTTCAGCGTCGTGTTTGGGGGGCGGTGA
- a CDS encoding T9SS type A sorting domain-containing protein: DTLRNYQRSNTVFRIPSSTLFPSSTGWIHGTNSFEDRAKATRLALPSNAENATVEEILVTFIHKGNNVTTEEYAVEIFDVDPLTGGPGTLLGGQIFSYAFVDADEDLGTPAVTTIHVLDNPIPVSDDFFLVVDFGTYGSAVYESIAIASTDFLGRFVAEDWEQLASGGWINMSTSWLSDADDGWLMWLDAVVRYDAQSNNPPTITHTPITSATAGEDLTISATISATGGTSLALVAYAQGSNSATPPLLTMSNTGGNVWQATIPGTDVNLRGLRYAIGAADGNGVTANTADFNVRVSDDEGLSQPISVTGSTESAYRLVSIPVVANNTTPAAVLQDDLGNYDPSSWRLFGLNADQSYGEFPNSGAMAPGAAFWLASSEAGREITTGPATSVSLAGEYAIPLNPGWTFVGTPFNFPVSRPQLRLASGGTVDIRTFTGSWSAFTGSMQPFVGYAVASVASDQLLVAPFTADVLARFDGEPAPARALPTAKTEAEVDWQIHIQARSTHAQDTDNYAALSASSSPRWDALDRPEPPVIGAYVSLYFGRQDWDVPFRRFSTDARPFGAGQVEWTFELSTSVDEPIQLTFDGLESVPEDLEIWLLDRLLHTHINIRRQPAYTVAGSPEAFADRFSLLVGEPDVLAATLAGARELPESMTIESFPNPFRTSTSIRFGLPADDVVTLKVYDLLGKEVATLLSRSAAERGFHSIIWDGQNQAELPVRSGMYLYVLESQTTRVTGRTVVLR, encoded by the coding sequence GGATACCCTTCGCAATTACCAGCGGAGCAACACGGTCTTTCGCATCCCCTCATCCACCCTTTTTCCGAGTTCGACCGGCTGGATCCACGGGACCAACTCGTTCGAGGACCGCGCCAAGGCCACCCGGTTAGCCCTCCCATCCAATGCGGAGAACGCGACGGTTGAGGAAATCCTGGTGACCTTTATCCATAAGGGAAATAACGTCACCACCGAAGAGTATGCCGTCGAGATCTTTGATGTCGACCCGCTCACCGGCGGCCCGGGAACGCTCCTCGGCGGCCAGATTTTTAGTTACGCTTTCGTCGATGCCGACGAAGACCTCGGCACGCCGGCGGTTACGACCATCCATGTGCTGGACAACCCCATTCCGGTGTCCGACGACTTTTTCCTCGTCGTCGATTTTGGCACCTACGGCTCGGCCGTCTACGAAAGTATCGCGATCGCTTCGACCGATTTCCTGGGGCGGTTCGTGGCGGAAGACTGGGAACAGCTCGCCAGCGGCGGCTGGATCAACATGTCCACCTCCTGGCTGTCGGACGCGGATGACGGCTGGCTGATGTGGCTCGATGCTGTCGTGCGCTACGACGCGCAGTCCAACAACCCTCCGACCATCACCCACACCCCCATCACCTCAGCCACCGCGGGAGAGGACCTGACCATCTCCGCCACAATTAGCGCCACCGGCGGCACGTCGTTGGCGCTGGTCGCTTATGCCCAGGGCAGCAACTCGGCCACGCCGCCGTTGCTGACGATGAGCAACACGGGTGGCAATGTGTGGCAGGCCACGATTCCGGGCACCGACGTCAACCTGCGGGGCCTGCGATACGCCATCGGCGCGGCGGATGGGAATGGTGTCACGGCGAATACGGCAGACTTCAACGTCCGCGTAAGCGATGACGAGGGGCTCTCCCAACCGATCTCCGTGACCGGCTCCACGGAGTCCGCCTACCGCCTCGTGTCGATTCCCGTCGTGGCGAACAATACCACGCCGGCTGCCGTCCTCCAGGACGACCTCGGCAACTACGACCCATCCAGCTGGCGGCTCTTCGGCCTGAACGCCGACCAGTCCTACGGCGAATTCCCCAACTCAGGCGCCATGGCCCCGGGCGCCGCGTTCTGGCTGGCGAGCAGCGAGGCCGGCCGGGAGATCACCACCGGACCCGCAACATCGGTCTCCCTCGCCGGCGAGTACGCGATTCCGCTGAATCCGGGGTGGACTTTCGTAGGCACGCCCTTCAACTTCCCGGTCAGCCGGCCGCAGCTACGGCTGGCATCGGGCGGCACGGTGGACATCCGAACCTTTACAGGCTCGTGGAGCGCCTTCACCGGCTCAATGCAGCCGTTTGTCGGGTATGCCGTGGCGTCCGTGGCATCGGACCAGCTGCTCGTGGCGCCGTTTACGGCCGATGTGCTGGCGCGGTTCGATGGCGAGCCGGCGCCGGCTCGCGCGCTCCCGACGGCAAAAACGGAGGCGGAGGTCGACTGGCAGATCCATATCCAGGCTCGATCCACCCATGCGCAGGATACCGACAACTACGCCGCTCTCTCCGCGTCGTCCAGCCCGCGCTGGGATGCCCTCGATCGTCCCGAGCCGCCGGTCATCGGAGCGTACGTTTCGCTCTATTTCGGTCGACAGGACTGGGACGTGCCCTTCCGGCGTTTCAGCACCGACGCCCGCCCGTTTGGCGCCGGCCAGGTGGAATGGACGTTTGAGCTGAGCACGTCCGTCGACGAACCCATCCAGCTAACGTTCGACGGGCTCGAATCGGTCCCCGAGGACCTGGAGATCTGGCTCCTCGACCGCCTGCTGCATACTCACATCAATATCCGCCGGCAGCCGGCCTATACGGTGGCCGGCTCTCCCGAGGCGTTCGCCGATCGGTTCTCACTCCTGGTGGGTGAGCCGGACGTGTTGGCGGCCACGCTGGCGGGTGCCCGTGAACTCCCTGAATCGATGACCATCGAGAGCTTCCCGAATCCCTTCCGCACGTCCACCTCGATCCGTTTCGGCCTGCCGGCCGACGATGTGGTGACGCTCAAGGTATACGATCTACTCGGAAAAGAGGTGGCCACGCTGCTCTCCCGCTCGGCTGCGGAGCGGGGCTTTCATTCGATTATCTGGGATGGACAGAACCAGGCCGAGCTGCCGGTGCGGTCGGGGATGTATCTCTATGTGTTGGAGTCCCAAACCACCCGTGTTACGGGGCGGACCGTAGTGCTCCGATAA